A segment of the Elaeis guineensis isolate ETL-2024a chromosome 6, EG11, whole genome shotgun sequence genome:
GTTGCAACATTGGCCTTAGCTGTTGCAATTTGTTCATAAATGCAAACAAAGTCTATCTCCAGGCAAGATCCATCTGTATTTTTCCCTTTGTGAAAGGCCTCACTCATTGAAAGAAAAGGTCCTGTTAATATCGTATCTTACTTTTGCTTGTTAACACACGCACCGACCTGGGGGTTCTTCCCCCCTTGAACCTTCGCCTCCTACCTTGTGGTAGCCATGCGTTTGCTATAAAAGGGAGGGAAGCTAACTGACCAATCCATTAATGTAAAATTAAGGCCAAGGAAACAAAAGAAGGTTCAGTTCTTCGAGGAGCCATGCAGTGTAAGCTTTTCGGTAGAGAAGGAAAAAAGAACCTCCTTCCACCTAAGGTATTCATTatattatatgttatattttgttaTTGCTATTGAATCATGGCttaattagtatcaaaataaGCTCAGGGAATTCATCACTTATTCCTGAGAATAAGAGAGTTAATCGCTTTCTAAGCCTCATCTCTCATCTAGTCTTATGAAAGGTGGTGGGTTTCAGGCTAACATgatctcatctctctctctctctatctgtcGATCTATCTatccgtctctctctctctctctctctctctctctctctctctctctctgtgtagcATGTTATTTGATCATCCATTACACTGCTTGCTGCTTACTGCTGGCAATATCTTTTCTATCTTTTAGGAGGATCAAGGGCTACGGAGGGTGCAGTCTGACATCGCAGTCAAGACTGATAAAATTATCGAAGAATTGAAGGGGGTCATGAACACAAATGAAGCGGAGATGGTGGAGTGCGAGTTATGTGGGATGTCTGAGGAGTGCAGCCCTACCTACATCTCTCGCATCAAAGAATTTTTCTGTGGCAAATGGGTCTGTGGGCTTTGTTCGGAAGCAGTAAAGGAGCTGGTGAAGCGAACTCCTGCGTTGACCATGGAGGAAGCTATGGAGTCCCATATGGCTCTCTGCAAGAAGTTCAATAGTACAACCAGACTCAACCCTAAGCTCTCCTTGGCCGGTGCAATGAGAGATATTGCAAGGAAAAGCTCGGAACGAAGGACTTCCAGGAACTCGCATGGGTCCCAGATTTCTAGGACCGTCCGCTGTGGAGCTGTGTTGGACGTAAAGCTCAAACGGTCACCAATCCAGTGATCTAATGCTAGCTTATAGTTATGCTGAGCTTCTTCTTCCCAGTTTCTCTGTACTGGAGTATGGAATATTGACTGCTTGTACAATTACGGAAGCTATACATATAGGCTTTTGACAAAGTCCTTAAaagtgtttttctttttttcctgccGTATTCAGTGGAAATTTCCTTAGTGGATTCTGTATACTCTGTGGAATGTACTACTGCTCCCATAGTTGTTCGTGTATGTCATTGAAGAACTTACTGAGATCAAGGTATGTATTGACTATTCATAGAAGGTACAAATCTTCTACTTCTTTTAATCATTTATGTAAAACTTGGTCTGAAAATTAAAGTATGTCATGgttattgttgggatataccgattgaTCCCTGTACGCCAATTTATCCTCGGTCCgatccgaccgacgcccgactctacccaccggaccgacggacgactccaacgatgactccgacaatgactgctgataatgactgccgacaatatccgaccgaaggtataccGGTCAAACCGACCAATACTGCTTCCAATCGGTCGAACAGTCGAATCCAcgtcaccgactcactgtcgggggtggcagccgacgtctgacttccacaaggcaccagatcagccaacGGTGTCTCCGAGTCACCATCCAACGTctcgacagtcgaataccgacatatggTCGGCCAGCCCGTCCGAACGCCGTACAATGGCTATGGGCTGTTATCCTGACAAAGACATGCGGTACGACCGCcctgggcattgtcctgccaaggacatggattaatttCAATGACTTGACAAtccacgatgatttgacagtcCCCGACGATTTGATAACTCTCCGGTTATCTGcatcattaatggcgggaccatactgcATTCTACCATAAAACGGGATAAGACAGTAGTTTTGGTAAGCTTTCTGAAGGGCCTTTTAGCTCTCAAGTTCTCTTAAGTTTTCTCAAGCTCTCCCTAGCTCTCTCCTACTGAGTTCCtgattttctactgttgcctagtctcctctctgatttgaccgtcggaggatccccaccAGAGATATTTCCGGTCAGTgaggatttttcttgcaggtgcgtgactccgacgatcggacgatgGAGGAATTGGCCGCAAtagttatcttaattttttagcctCTTCATGGCATTATTTTTAAACAGCAGGCATGCTGATAATCAATAATGCTGGTTTAAATGAGACCATGTATTAGAAATTGCAGATATTTGATCCAATAAACACCATGCAGGAAGACTATCCAAGGTATTAATTATCACAGAAAGTCATCTTGGTTTAGTGTTTTTATGTATTGCTATGGGTTTGAAAATGTTTCAAGCTTCCAGCTACATGTTTAAAGCATTTTGTCACTTCGGCTTCGGTCAGCTGATGTCCACTTATTAGCTGGCTCATTATCTTATGTGGTAACCATTCTTTTGCAAAATATTCACGCAGCAACAGCAGAAGGAGGCAATGACTGAAGTATTCTGTATCGAACATGAAATTAAGGAGTAATTAAAGTGcacgataaataaattaaaaaaaagtgtGTGTACGAACCAGGATAAATTGTAGCTAAACAACTAGCAGCTGGTTAGAAGGATAAATAaaatactttttctctctaaaattactTCGATTTCAGAGGGAGCAAGAAAAGGCAATGTTATGCTCCATTCCATTTCCGCCACCTTCGACCAGGAGAGGCCAACCCCTCTCCCTTCTTTTGGCAAATCCACTCTTTTGCCTTGATTTCCGATTGGAAAACCACTTTTTGTGGCCAAGTGTCCAGCTAAAAAACTACCGGAGGGCTGTGGATGGGTTTTAGTTGCACCACCCCATGATGTTTAGTTTTTTGGATATGGATCCTTTGCAATACCATGATGTACCATATAGTATGATACATTATATATGTCATCTATCATACGATACGATGGACAGTTGCACGTAGTCATGCATAAGTGCACATGAGGTCGCACACACCGTCCATCATGTGATGGACGGCATGTGCACTGCAGAGGATTCGCACCCTGGTTTTTTCCATTCGCATCACTTGCATGTGGATGGATTGACCGTAGAGCTATCATTTTAGGAACCTTTTTTTGGACGCTGATGTCCTCCCTTTATGGATCAGTTGGGTTGGACCACCAGATAAAAGGGCTCAAACCAAATCATGCTCCACTTTGCATCTCCTTTTGAACCTTCGCTAACTAATTAGTAAATTGTTTAACCACACTATATTTATAGGTGCCAATTTTGCGAGAAATTATTCCATGGACCAGATCTACGTGGATCGGAGAAATATCGGAGCATATGCACAATGGACAACGTGCAATCAaaaattgatgaaatacaagGGATAATGTGGCATGTCATCCACCATGGGATCACAGTCCAGTAGACCTGGTCCAAATAATAATTAGGCTAGTTTTGCACTATAGATAATAGATATTGATGCGTATCTGGATGGACGATCCATCTCAAAAATGGATGGATGTTGTTCATCGCCATGGGCACAATCATCTATTTCTAAGATGGATGATATTTTGCCCATCTCAAAAGTGAATGGCTATTGTCCTTCTCTCATCTCACAATAATTAGCACACCACCCCAATGGATGACAGGCGCAGCCATCTATTTCTTCTAAGATGGGTGTCACGTTGCCCATCCAAATATACCAAGCTTTGTAGTGCAAAAGTAAAACACACACCATAAATGATTCCAACCGTTCCTTCACCTACCTCACGGACTTAACATTCTATTCACTCATCTCTCACCTATcatcattttttatataaaatatatactcATTATATATCTAAAACAAAAAAATTAGTTTTGCAAAATTTTCCATAGATGCTAATATTAATGACTTCAATATTAATATGCTAaagtataa
Coding sequences within it:
- the LOC105036870 gene encoding uncharacterized protein, whose product is MQCKLFGREGKKNLLPPKEDQGLRRVQSDIAVKTDKIIEELKGVMNTNEAEMVECELCGMSEECSPTYISRIKEFFCGKWVCGLCSEAVKELVKRTPALTMEEAMESHMALCKKFNSTTRLNPKLSLAGAMRDIARKSSERRTSRNSHGSQISRTVRCGAVLDVKLKRSPIQ